The Algoriphagus halophilus sequence CAATGCAAAAGTTAGGGTGTTCATTGGATCTAAATCCAATGAATAAGCAGTACCAATTCTAAAGTTAGTAGGGATATAATCTAAATCATCTGCACTATTGTAGGTGATTTTTGGTCCAATATTGGAAATGTTCACACCCCAGGACCAAGTACCTTCTTTTGCGCCAGCAAAGATTGGTTTTTGATAATAAAGCCCCACATCTGTACCCACGCTGATCCCTGGTCTACTTTCATTTCCTCCTGAAGAAGAAATGTTTCCAGAAAGATTGGAATGGATAAATCTGGCAGAAATACCTAAAGCGAGGTTAGACGATAGTTTTCTTGAATAAGTTCCTCCAATCGCAATGTCACGAGGGTTAAATTCACCCAATGGATTTCCCCTTCCATCTGTCAATTCTATATCACCCATATTGAAGTATCTCAACTCGAATCCAAATGCTGAAACCTCATCTATTTTTACAAAGCCTGTCAAATAACTTAATGACATATCATTTACAAGCTTTCCAAGCCAAGGAGAATAGGATAATGAAAAGCCCATTTTATCTTCCACAAAAGCAAGTTTTCCAGAATTCCAGTGAGCTGAATTAGCATCCGGAGAGGTAGCCACCCCAGCATCCCCCATGGCAGAATGCCGAGAGTCAGGTGCAAAATTTAAAAATGGCACAGCTGTAGTGATTACCCGCCTAGTTGGATCTTGACCTGATATGATGCTGCTATTTTGAGCAGAGGTTGTAAAACTAGCCAGGGTAAAAACTATTAGGAGTATGTTTATCCTGTTTCTAATGGCCATTATTTTCATTTAATAACGATTTGACCGCTAACTGTAGCCGTTGAATTGTCGGTTTCAGATTGAAGCGTTAATTTGTAAATATAAGTTCCTTTTGCGGGATATTTTGATTGGTTTTGTAAAAATATCCATGATAAATCATCAATCCTAGCGGATGCCTTGGTCAAACGAAGTGATTCAGTAAATATTGCCTGACCTGTAGTTTGAAATATAGAAATTGTAATTTGAAAATTTTCACCTGGTCTATTGTGCTCTAAAATAAAGTTACTGACCTCATTCGTGGGGTTAGGATATGTTTTGTGGTTCAGAATTTTCAACTGTTCACTTCCTTTTACAAAGAACGGTACACTTAAGTTACTTTGATTTCCCAAATTATCCCAAGCATTAATCAGAATCTCATTTTTTCCTTCAACAAATCCCTCCAATAAAATTTCGATGTACCCACTTTCGAACCTGTTATTTCGAGCAATAAACTCCCGGTTTAGGTACAAGGGTGCGCCCCCGTTGATCTCCACGGAAAGTTGACGTTCAGGCAAGAGACCAGAAATATCTATTCCACTCCTATCCTCCAAGTCAATATGAGCAAAAAGTGATGTAGAAGGGAAAGAATTTGAAACAGGGTCTACCCCATTTAACAGTAGTTGGATGGAAGGACCTTCCCTATCCAATACAGTTTCGTTTGATTCTTTCGCGAGAACCGATTCCGTTCCAAAAGCTTCAAAGTTAGATTGGTTTTCCATTGCGATGATTCTGATTCTGGCAGAGAATTCCTTTTCACCTAACTTCCTTGGAATAAAAATTTCAGTAGTGAGCTCTCCATTCAAAACACTTCCTTCCCCTCTGAATAAAACCACCTCTGATTCCGTGTAGGAAAAAGGAGGGTTCTCATCTCCGAAGCTTTTTTTGTCCGATTGCCCACCCCAAATTTCAATTTGATAGTTTCCATGGTAACCAATTTGTGTGGCTCCGCTCACTGGATCAATGATCGCACTTTTCAATATGAGAGCTTGTCCTGAAGGAAGTGAGTTTAGGGTGTTTCCTGCTTTATCTTCGATGGATATTAAATCCACTGCTAGCTCAGGTTTCGCCAATTTAAGGCTTGGATCACCTATTAAGGAGAAATTTCTATTGAAAGGCCCCTTCAAACTCTTGTTTTTAGTGTTTTTAAAAATAGTGCCAAGATCCTGGTATCCTGAAGTATTGGATTGGAATGCTTCTTGGATAAAGGCCTCATTGACGGAGAAGTTTACACTTGAAAATACGGGTCTTCCTGTACTCAAAATACCGATGGCTCCTCTATCCGAAGCAATAAGTAATTCTTCTGCTGCTGATCTAAAAAATGGGCTGTCCTGCCTACCAAATTCACAAGTGGCAGTGACCCATAAAGCTAAATTCTTTTGTTTGGGCCAATTCCTGATATCAGCAACTGTAAATACCTCTTCTGCAGTCAAGGAGGTTTCATTTCCATGCCCAATATAATTGAGAATGAGGGTTCCCTCTTCCAATGTTTTTTCTAATGCAGAAATAGCTTGAGGGGACTTTTGGTTTGTTCCTTCCGTTACCTGTTCATAGCTGTCTAGGTAAAGTTTTTTTTGTTGGATGAAGGGATGATTTTCTTCAAGATACGTTGCGTGCTTTTCAGCATCCCGCATATGAATGTTGTTATCACCGTCATCTACTAAAAACGAAATACCCTTTTTCCAAAAACCTGGTTCATGGCTACTTTCATAGGCAATTATTTTATTGACCACAACTAATGCCTCTTCTTTGCTGATAACTGGAAGTCGTCCCACTCCAATTTGCATCATTTCATCTCCCTCTGAGCTTTCAGCCCAAGAACCTTGGCCAATTTCCACCATCCCGAAGTAATCGTCAGAACTATAGGTAGTTAATGGGTTTAGGCTATTTCGGCTTGAATAAGTGGGGATCAGGTTAGGTCGTCCTCCCAATTTACCTTTGTAATCAAATGTCCCTTTTCCAAAGAGCAAGACATTTTTTAAGGAATTGGAATGATGATACCTACTGGCAATATAATTCCGGATGGCTGTCAGGTCTTGGTTACCGTATCCAAAATGATCAATTATCTCCTCGATCCATACTACTTCAGTAGGAATTCCGATCTGGATTTTGTGAGATTTTAGTTTTTCAGCTGAAAATGAAAAGATCTTGGGTGCAATGATTATTAATTCTGAAGAACTATTCGATTCCGATAACTGCTTGCTGATTGATTTAAATTGGCTTAGAGCAGATACTTCTTCTGGGTTAAAGACGATGAGTTTATCTATTTTCGGTTCCGTATTAAGTGCAAACTCTAAGCGTTGCGGTCTAAAAAAATCACTTACATCCCAATAAGATAACTTAGGGTCTTTGACCAAGGAAACACTTTCTGCATTCCAATTATAATAAATACCTGGTCCAAGGGTTTGACTTGAGTATGGAATTCCTACACAGATATTATCCCAATATCCAGTTGCACTTTGATCTGCAGATTTGAAGCTGGTACGTATTCGGTCCAGTCGATTCTCCTTAGGTGAAAATTCAAAAGAAAACTGATCCTCGATTCCTTTGATTCCATAGGTGGTAGTTGGGATCGCATCAAATGAGGCCTCATATCCTTCCTGATCATCTAATAGAATAGAAATGGAAGAAGGAGTTGAGGAGCTACTCATTAAGGTTCCAAATAATTTCCAACGTTCAGAATTTCCTGCTTGTTTAAAAACAGAAATAGTTCTTGAGCTTTGAGGTAAAATAGCTTCCGAATACCAAGTCCTTCCTGAATTCAGAATATTGTTTTCTTCCCCTTTGAATGGAATCAATTGATAGAGGGGTTTCGGGGCTGATATTGATTCAGGAAGTTCAAGGGTAGATACATCTTTTGTTCTGCTTCCAACCCCAATTAAATAGCTTAAACTATCAGCATAGAGGTGATGCCGATAGTTCCAATTGAAGCTACTATCTTTTTCAAAAACATGTGGTCCTTCTAAATAAATATAAAGAACGCCATTCTGGATGAAACTTGGGATTTCTTGTTTGGCCAACTGTTCTTCTTGAAGTGGTTGGGGGAGCATACCTGGATACCCAAAGAAGGAGATATCTGACAAAGAATTTGCTCCCAGTCTTTTAGCGTCTTCCTCCTCTAATTTAAAAATTCCCGATTCAGCAATTTTTATCGAATAGAATT is a genomic window containing:
- the porV gene encoding type IX secretion system outer membrane channel protein PorV, with the translated sequence MKIMAIRNRINILLIVFTLASFTTSAQNSSIISGQDPTRRVITTAVPFLNFAPDSRHSAMGDAGVATSPDANSAHWNSGKLAFVEDKMGFSLSYSPWLGKLVNDMSLSYLTGFVKIDEVSAFGFELRYFNMGDIELTDGRGNPLGEFNPRDIAIGGTYSRKLSSNLALGISARFIHSNLSGNISSSGGNESRPGISVGTDVGLYYQKPIFAGAKEGTWSWGVNISNIGPKITYNSADDLDYIPTNFRIGTAYSLDLDPMNTLTFALDFNKLLVPTPPYYETNEDGTLVTDEDGNLVIAQGKDPNRPLISGMFGSFADAPGGFSEEIQEVTVSFGVEYTYAEKFNLRTGYFFENQSKGGRKYFTMGLGFDLKRIGFDFSYLVPQKQNHPLAETLRFSLLYTIPN
- the porU gene encoding type IX secretion system sortase PorU, coding for MRLLIKKLIVILTISLSFSWEGLSQSQFYSIKIAESGIFKLEEEDAKRLGANSLSDISFFGYPGMLPQPLQEEQLAKQEIPSFIQNGVLYIYLEGPHVFEKDSSFNWNYRHHLYADSLSYLIGVGSRTKDVSTLELPESISAPKPLYQLIPFKGEENNILNSGRTWYSEAILPQSSRTISVFKQAGNSERWKLFGTLMSSSSTPSSISILLDDQEGYEASFDAIPTTTYGIKGIEDQFSFEFSPKENRLDRIRTSFKSADQSATGYWDNICVGIPYSSQTLGPGIYYNWNAESVSLVKDPKLSYWDVSDFFRPQRLEFALNTEPKIDKLIVFNPEEVSALSQFKSISKQLSESNSSSELIIIAPKIFSFSAEKLKSHKIQIGIPTEVVWIEEIIDHFGYGNQDLTAIRNYIASRYHHSNSLKNVLLFGKGTFDYKGKLGGRPNLIPTYSSRNSLNPLTTYSSDDYFGMVEIGQGSWAESSEGDEMMQIGVGRLPVISKEEALVVVNKIIAYESSHEPGFWKKGISFLVDDGDNNIHMRDAEKHATYLEENHPFIQQKKLYLDSYEQVTEGTNQKSPQAISALEKTLEEGTLILNYIGHGNETSLTAEEVFTVADIRNWPKQKNLALWVTATCEFGRQDSPFFRSAAEELLIASDRGAIGILSTGRPVFSSVNFSVNEAFIQEAFQSNTSGYQDLGTIFKNTKNKSLKGPFNRNFSLIGDPSLKLAKPELAVDLISIEDKAGNTLNSLPSGQALILKSAIIDPVSGATQIGYHGNYQIEIWGGQSDKKSFGDENPPFSYTESEVVLFRGEGSVLNGELTTEIFIPRKLGEKEFSARIRIIAMENQSNFEAFGTESVLAKESNETVLDREGPSIQLLLNGVDPVSNSFPSTSLFAHIDLEDRSGIDISGLLPERQLSVEINGGAPLYLNREFIARNNRFESGYIEILLEGFVEGKNEILINAWDNLGNQSNLSVPFFVKGSEQLKILNHKTYPNPTNEVSNFILEHNRPGENFQITISIFQTTGQAIFTESLRLTKASARIDDLSWIFLQNQSKYPAKGTYIYKLTLQSETDNSTATVSGQIVIK